One Camelus ferus isolate YT-003-E chromosome 19, BCGSAC_Cfer_1.0, whole genome shotgun sequence genomic window, AGATTGATTGTTGAAAGCAGTGCAGGGAAGACAGGTTGGGCCTTCTTTATTGAGACTGCTCTCAACTGCATATAGGACCCTTGTGAAACCAATCTAAGCGGCCTATGGTGCCGACCCCAAAGAGCTCTTTCCTAGGTGGACAAAAGCCTCAAAGAACAGAGTAGGCTTTAAGATTTCATAGCAGAGCTTCCTTATTACTTGCcaaattctttcttcccttcctgcaCAAttatgcttattaaaaaaaaaagttaaggaaggCAATTGGAGAGACATTAAAATGAGTAGCTCTAGCAATGTAAATAATCTATTAGTTCACACCAGAGCTGCTGCTTAAATCTTGAGGCCTAAAATTGGGTAAGGAAGGTGAGTCTGGAGCCTTAAACCAGAGCTCACAAACAAGAACTAGCGTATTTCTGTAAGGACCCacactaaaacaataaaatagccCTATAACTTAGGTTTTGGGGGAAGCCTGTGCCCAAAGGCCAGACTGGTGAAGCAAGTCAGCAGCAGAATTGGTACAGCAGTAGCGGTACAGCAGTAGCCAGTTAAATAAGCACTTAGTGGAGCCAGCAGTTTGCCTGAGTGATCCCAAAGCCACCTATAAGACAGAGTATCACTATTCTCTCAGGGAGGAAAACAACCTCACATTTTAGCTAGTGAGGTAAGGGTCAATATAGAACCCAAGCTGCTGGGGCCCTGACTCCAGCTAGACAAAGGAAACCCAAGTGGGGTCCTGGGGAACCTCAGAAGAAAACGTCCCAGATATGGAAGCCCAGGCCCTGCCAACACGTAGTGATCCCACAAAAGCCAACAAAGTCCAAGTGAGTAAGAAACAAAGGCTTTATTCTCATGGGCTCTCAACTTAGTTTCGCCACCAGCCAGAAAGGAGGTTGAAACAGGCTCGGGAAAATAAACACGGTAAAGGACGAACGAAAAGGACACACGAGCTGCCAAAACTCGTTTTTCATTAATGCGTTGTGAAGAGAGACTCGATCATGGCTCCAGTCCAGAGAGGCCCGGGCCGCCCACAGCTCAGCCGGTGATGCGCACGTCGGTGCGGCGGCGAAGCCGCCGGGCTCGCGCCGCCTCGGGTAGGATGGCGAGCAGCTGCTCCTGCACCAACATCTCCACGATCTGCTCCTTCGTGCGGATGTCGGGCCTCAGCCACTGGCGGGAGAGCTCCCGCAGCTGCCGGAATGCCTCCCTCGGGCCTGCCGCGTCCTGGTAGCGGAACTGCCGGAATCGCTGGCGGAACGTCTCTGGGCCGGGCCGGGAGCTGCCAGGACCTGGGGGGGAACGTGGAGCAGCTTCGGCAAGTGGCGCGGAGCCCAGCGGTGCGGGCACGAGGGGCAGCTCCAGGGCCGCGGAGGCCGCCGCAGGAGGCGTAGGATTTGCTTCGGGGACCGCGGCGTTGGGGCTGGAGGTCTCAGGAGCAGGTAGCGGGGCTTCAGGAGTCGACGAGAAGCCCGCAGAGTCACGCTCAGGGCCTGAGTTCGGGCCggccctttcctcttcccccGACGGCGGCGCTAGGCTCCCAGTTGCCACCAAGCCCGGGTCAGTCGCCTCCATGTCTCCGGCTCTGGACGTCACGCTTTGTCCGGCAGCCGTGGGCGCGGCACTGCGTCTGCGCGAGGGAGGGGTGAAGAGGAAGACGTTTCCGCTAGAGGGCGAAGCCTGCGCGACCCCGAAGGAGGGAAGCCGAGGGCGCGCCGAGCTCATCAGTGCCGGCGAAGCATCTGGGGCAACCGGAAGTGGACGTCCCTGCTGGCTCCTCTATGATGAGCTCGGCGCGCGAGCGTCCGGAAGCCGAGTCCCAGCTGCAGGAAGAGGCGCCCCCTCGCGTTCGCGAATCCAGTCAGGAGGTGGCGGCGAGCGCTGAGGGGCAGGCCAGTCGAAGCGTGCAATGGCTGGCTCCGGATGGTGGCGCCTTCGAGCACTAGTTcgaggaggaggagaagtcagaggagggagaggaggagggggaggaagcgGAGTCGGAGGAGGAGTCGGAGGGGGAGCCTGAGGAGAAATCCGGGGAGGAGTCGGTGCCGGAGCCGCGGCTCAAGCCCAAGGAGGAGGGCCCCAAAAGGGGCCTTGTCCACTTTGAACGCTTGCAGGTGACCTGCGCTTGCTCCTGCGTGCGGCCTCCTTACTTGACGTTGATTAGGATGATGGCGAGCCAAGGGCTCGAGGGGGCTGGCGCCCGGCGAGTGGCGGGAGCGGGACAGAGGCGTGGCTGTCGGTCGCTGGGGGAGGGCTCGACTGGGGAAAGTTCCCTCTGGAGTCAAGAGAAGGGCATTAGTGCTCGCCTTGTTGCGAGGATGACACAAGGTAACGAGTGTAAGATCCTCAACACGTATAAAACTTGCCCTTCTCGTGAAACAAAGTAATTATGCTCAAGAACTCttttccattacttttttttccttttttttggcgTGTCCTCTGAAACCAAGAAACAGGTTGCTCTGTGGGTTCTGTTTTGCGCTTTAGGATTATTAAACCAAATGCGTAGTTTCATATAgtggccactagccacgtgtgtttactgagcccttgaaatgtggctagccGGAATTGGGATGTGCTGTAATGTAAAATGCACACAAAACTTAGTACGAAAAAAATGATGTTAAGTATCTCAATGATTTTTTATATTGGTTACATATTGGATtgataatattttacatatattgggtcaaaaattatatcattaaaattaatttcacgtgtgtaattttgctttttaaatgtggctgctagaaaattttaaattacaaataggGTTTTCATTGTATTTCTGCTGGATGGTAAAACTGTGCTAGCCTGTTGGAGTCAGGCTGCCTTGGCGGCATCCGCATTGCAGGGTTTATTTGCCTTAGGCCAGAGATGTTGTTTGCACTTATTATTGCTCTCAGGTGGTAGTTTTCCTTCGCgctgatatttttctttagagGTGGGAAAACAGGGGCCTAGAATTTGTTATACCTACCTGCTTCAAACTTTTACTTCCTCTGCCTGGCCTCTTGACATTTAGGTTTGCTGCTCTGAGAACTAACAGTCCTATTTCCTGTGGACATCCAGGGCTAAGGAAGCACACCAAACCCTGCTACAAAGGATGAGAGGTCGTGGAAAGCTTCACTGGGGAGGGGACCTTTAAGTCTAGACTCAAGGAGAAAAAGGGTGGAGTTAAGGGCATTCCAAATGGAAAAGCATTGCCTGTCCCAAGGCATGGAGTGAATGGGAGCAAAACTTTGTGGAAACTGCAGGCTGGACAGGAATGTGGTTGGGGTATGGGGAAGGGATGAGAGCTGGAGTTGGAATGTCAATTGGAGGTTAAATCATAAAGAGCCTAGAATTCCACACTGCAAAATTGAACCTTGTTCTCTTGTGAAAGGGAATGAACTTTTGTGGTACTTGGAATCATGAACATTAGATCTCTAGTCCATTTCTTCCATCCCTGTTGGAATCACAAAATATTAGAGATAGAAGGAGAGATCTTAGAGATCTATTAGGATTGTAGAATATTAGAATGGAAAGGACCTTAGAGAGTAAATCCAAAAATCAGATTCAGTTATTCTAAACTCTTTATGGGTCAATAAACTccccaaatctattttttttttaagttataatacCTCTTCCTAGAAAAGGGATGCATTTACATACATCGGCATACAATTTCAGGTAATTTCAGATAGCCTTGAACCCACCCAGAGGGCCCCAGTTAAGTGTaagatatatatttgtatgtattccATTCTGAATTTTGCAGGTTAAGAAGTCAAGATTCCAAACAGCAACGGATTGGTCCAAAATCAAAAAGCTATTCCCAGGAGGACAGAATTCTTTTGACTCCTAGTCTAATGCTCTTACCATATTAGGCATTTTTATTAGCACTAGGTTGGGAGCTCACGTGGGAATGGATCATAAATCATTCATCTCCTATCACTTAGCTTCCAACACAAAGCCTGACTCCCAGCTgactctcagtaaatgtttattagaGAGGGCAATCGGTAGATTGCAGACCATCCCTATGAAGGGAGAGCTCCAGTATGATTTACAGACTCTTTGAGACAGAGACTTTACTGTCTTTTGATGGCACATTGTTGGGAGTTGTGGATCAGAAGctggatacttaaaaaaaaacaaacaaacccaaaacacaaCTCTTTATTGGAAATAGTTATAGATTcatagaaaattacaaaatagtgCAGAGAGGTCTCCTGCACACTTTCCCCAGTTTTcaccaatggtaacatcttgcataactgtAAAACAATAGCAAAACCAGGGAATTGACTTTACATAAGCCatatagtttattcagatttcacaagTTTTATATGCAgtcatttgtgtatgtgtgtaggatTGTGCAGTTTTGTCACATGCATAGATTCGTGCAACTATACCGCCATCAGTACCTAGAAATGTTTGATCGCCACCAAGATCCCTTGTTCTACTGCTTTATAATTACACCCATTCCactcccctacccccatcccTAACCTAACACTGATACtaatctcttctccatctctataattttctcatttcaaaaatgttatataaatggaatcatgcagtaggTAACTTTTGgggatttattttattcaaataattccctggagattcacccaggttgttgtgtgtatcagtagtttgtccatttttattgctgagtcatAATCCATGGTGTGGATGTGCGATGATGTGTTTAACCAGTCACTCACTGAAGGACCTGTGAGTTATTTACAATTTGGgcctattacaaataaagctgctataaattcTTTTATAATATGGCCTTAGGAAAATCATAGACTCTTTCTGAGCCTGGAGATAACTACCACACAGAATGGCTCTGAAGTCAATGAGTAAAGACATGTAAAAGACATGGTACCAGGTCTGGTATTATTTGGATGTTCTTTAACTTTTtacatcaatgttttatagttttcagtataagaacctgcacatattttgttatatataatatttcatgcTTTTGGTGCTGCTATAAAtagtattgtttaaaattttttgatttttaattgtttgataCTGTATAAAatgtaattgaatttttatttagtaaCTTGTGTCCTTCATTAATCTGGAAACTCAGCCCCATTGGGTTGTTTCCTTAAGTTTTtactaccctcccacccccaaatccacttgacatcatttgtttttcagaatctCAAGTTAgttgttgtttctattttgtcCAGAGTTTTTAGTTGTAACAGACTGGGGAGAGAGGCCGTAATAGGGTTATTCCATCTTCGTAGCCCCTggaattcattatttattctgaCAATCAAATTATCTCAGATTTGACTAGCAGGAGCCCTTCAGGCTGACTTATGCGTCCTTTCGATACGTCTCCAtgtataacacattttatttatccattcatttctcAATAGACATTTGAGTTACTTCtcccttttgactattgtgaataaagctgctgtgaacattggtgtactGACATCTGAGTCCCTGCTGTTAATTCCTTTgagtacatacccagaagtggaattgctgggccacaTGGTAATTCTTTATTTGGCTTTTTGAGGAACTATCTATGTCTTCCACAGCAGCTCCCCCATcatacattcccaccagcaatgcacaagggtttcaatttctcctcatccttgccaacactcgttattttgcatttttttaaatgtgaggtattaaatagaaaattttaagataaattacTAATGGACAAGAAATTGAGATTTTGACAGACTTAGTAATCCTATAATTTCACTTACACACATCACATACTACATACATCATCCAGGGGGCCAGCTGTGATCATGGTGAAGAGGAAGCCGGTTCAGCTAATGAGTGATTTGGATAAAAAGCCCCCAGGACATtccatttgtatgtgtgtgtattttttttaaaatttttattacaaaatctATGAGGCTTGCTCTGGTCTTTCTACTGGCTATTAACCTCTTTTTGATAACCTTTTTCATCATGTATGTTTGATCTTGGGATGAAggtatattttatcttttgatgtTTTGATGAGCCATAGGTAACTGGTCTAAGGTGCTTAATCTAACTGGATTATGTTTGTAATTAACTTGGTTTTTAGTAATTCTCATTCCTGATAAGACAGTGTCAGTTCAGAAGCCTAGATATTTCCTAATCCTTTTGAGTTTTCCTCCTTTCACTGATTTCTATTCAGTGATTGTGACCCTCTTAGTTCCCAGTTTCAGTGAACCTCTTTTTACTGTGGTGTTCTACCAGTGGCTCTGTGTTCCTGATTGTACTGCATTGgttttgttaattaaaaactgattcattcatttgaatagatgatacatatatatctaaTACAAAAATCAGAAGTCAGAAAAGAGTAATTATTATacttctgcttttcttcatcCTTTCCTATTCAGTTTGTTATTTTCAGTTCcctttatatctttaaatatgtttatacatCTGTTTCTAGGTTTATCAAGTTTAAAAGCTCTCTTAAGATTTACAGTTATGAAAGTTCAAGAAACCCTTATACTCAACCCTCCCACTtgctttgtttaaatttatttatttatttttggggagagaggtaattgggcttatttatttatttaatggaggtactggggattgaacccaggacctcgtgcatgctaagcatgtgctctatcactgagctatacctaccccctCAACCCTCCCACTTTTCCATCTCTGTATATCTCCATACTTGTTAGCCATAttattcttggttcctttttaATTGTTCATTTCCAGCTCCTTCACTTGCTTTTTGCAATCACATTCTCTGTATTCAGCAAGGCTAGCTTCCTTTTTGATGTTTCTGAAATGACCTTCacttcagagttttttttttttttaaagtactttcttTCCTGAGCTGCCAGTGCCATCTCCTCCAGTTGCTTCATCATCTCTTCTTTGAACTATTGCATCTTTGCTTTGatctcttgttttaaaattcattaagcCCTTTGAATCCTTTGTTGTTCATGATTGTCAtctttttcatgttaatttttttctggtgagTGCCTTTCAtctaacatttgtttttcttgttccctgcctccctcttccacttttctgtaatatatttatataggtctgggctatttatttttttattctaactCCCCCTTTAAATGAAGTGAGGTCTTCCTGGACCAGCTAGCTGTCTGTTGCAGTTGAGTGGGAAAGGGACTAGAGTAGAATTCCAGGCTGGTAGGAAGTCTTTTAGGGTCATTAGCGAAGCTCCTTTTGATAAGGGTTTTGTGTGAGTGAATTCAGTTCTTCCTCTTCGTAGCAGATGGAGCTTGGCAGCTGCAGGCTTGCAAAAATGACACGTCTGTGTGTTTCCCTGGTCAGCCCACATGCCAGGGAAGCTCCCAGAGCCAGCCCTTACATCACATCCCAGTGTTCAACAGAATATGCTGTTGGTTCTGCCTTCAAGGTGCACGACCTTCTCTGACCTTCTCTGGAGGactccagcctctgccagctCTCCCTAAGTGGGACCTCAGCCCCAAGCATCCTCTTTTGGCTTTAACCCTCTGTGTCTTCTGGGCACTTGCCATTTCTGCATTAACATGGTGGGTTCCTGGTCTGAGCACCTTTGCCAGAGGGCCTTTTCTGCCACTGAATTGCTCATCCCAGAAATGCTGGCAAATGAATGCTTCTAAGAGCAGCCCTCAACCAATGTGACAGTTCTGAggtgtaggggagcaaaatttgccaccccaaaatgtgtctctttggcataaagattaatttaagctgattatttttaagaaacagaaacctcaggcagtctttctttttacctccccCTTAGCTGCCTGAAGAATTTAGATAAAAGTCCTATTCCTGAATAGAGCTAATACCAGAGACATCTGCAGAGAATCTGagcttgggtggggtgggggttggtgtGGGCAGGGGTAGGGGATACTCCGCAGGACTCTGACCCAGTCCTTTCTATGACCCATTGTCTCTATATGGCTCAGCGAACATCTGtgtaccaaatatttattttttccatctccatATGTGAAATAGCCTTGAAGTCTCAAATCactaccctcaacatcctcttttgtctttagctgaagaagCTGAAAGTTAAGGTGAGGATTTTGGCCATTTTGGCgaattactcagttttcctgggtctctcccaagtatacatgttattaaacttttgtttgattttctcctgttaatctgtctcctgtcagtttaattcttataCCAGCcggaagaacctagaagggtagaggaacatttcttccttcctgacagAGGCATGGTCTGTACAGTCTTACTAAATAAGGTCCCCAGTACGTCAGAGCCCCAGATGCCGACAAGAGTGACATTAACCTGTTTTTGTCAAAAATTGTTTTTGATATATGAAGATcgtgtgatttttctccttagtcATGCTAACTTAACAAATTATATTCATAGATTCTCTGTTGACCATCCTTGTATTCCTgaaatgatgttattttaaaatgtggtattgaattctgtttgcttaatactttaatatttattaaattattaaaatattacatattttaataatttaaatagtatttGTAAATGGGATGAATCTCTAGCTTTCCCGTTTTATGCAACTTTTATCAGGTTTTAGTGTAAGTATTCTCCTTATTTCATAAAAAGAATTTggtagttttccttctttttatgctCTGGAACACTTTTGAGAATTATTAAGATTATCTGAAGTTGCCTGTGAAAACTTAAGACctggtacttttttcttttttgggggtggtggtgagagagCTCTTCTACAACTTTCTCTATTTCACCTATTCTCCTATTCTTTCTATTAGATAGTTTCTTTTGGGGTCACTTTggcaaattatattttcttagaatattaCCCATAAAATCCCAGTATTTAAGTGTtgataatttattcaaaattaaaaaaaaacttcatcatAACATGATAGCAGATATGGCCTGTGGACCACCATTTTGCAGCCACTGATTATAGTCAAAAAATTTTAGACCTGAAAGAGGCCATATAGATCCTGTCCTGGCAGTAATGAACAGGGAACAGGTAACACAGGTTGTATGAGGTGAAAGACTTAGGTGAACTGGAGAGCCCATTCCCCAGCTAAAGTTAAGCAAGTTAAGTTTTCACAGTATTTTAACCAAAACACCATGTGGGCCAGATAAAGCAGTCTGCAAGCTCAGTGTAGCTCGTGGGTGGCTGGCTGGTTTGTGGCCTCTGCCAGCCCAGCCTCACTTCCTCCTACACCTCCTGGGCATCTCACTTTCCAGCCGCATCTCATGCTTTCTGAACAGGCCTTGCCCTTTCTTCGTATAACTTTGTAGCTTTATTCTAGTCGGACTTTCTCTTATGGCTATAGAGGCATATTCCTTTCCTACCATATTGTGAGCTCCTAATAAGCAGGGgccatattttattcatctttgtatataGTTGTATATTCATGTTTTGTACGTAGTTGGAGGTCTCTATATGCAAAATAATAAGgatatttttatcttgaaaataaattatttgtggAAATGACTCTAACTCCATTTTATGAGGAAGATGAGGCCCAACATAGTCAACTTATCCAAGATCAAGAGGAATAGGACCAGTGTTCTTTCTGACATTCAGCCCTATAGCTATTCAGTTATAAGATTAGGAACTGGGATAGAAACAGagctttcttattttctagaaCTGAATTCAGTGTCTGACACCGAGTCCCCAGCTTGCTTCCTTGCAGACAACTTAATTTAGATGTCTTCAGGTAAATTGAGATCCAGTCTAGTGATTTTGAGGGGATGTAATTTCAGGCTTATTGACCCATCTTCAGAGCTCTCCAaacttcctgcctcttccttacTGCACTGATCCAATTTCCAGGGGAAATTATACAACCACAACTGGCAAGAGGTGAGGTTGGGAGTGTCTCCTTTTGAGGTTTCATCAGATTCTTGGTTTTACTTACTGGCATCCTCTGATGACCCCCTTAACCTGGATCCTCTCCATGTCACCTGGATCCTGAGACAACTCAGAGGACTGATGGGACACCCCCTGTCCATAGCCACCTCCAACCATCTCTCTTGCTTTCCCCATGTCTAATAGTTTCTCTCAGAAATCCTCTAAACTCTTCTAGGGGATCTTATATTTCCTTCCTCAAGCCTAGGTTTGTGATGGGGGTAGGGAGACACAacactgcttttctctttttctgaaacttcctcttcctctgtctttctcggagttttttacatcttttcttcagataaggggaaaaaaatagttctACCTTTTCTCACCTCTGTAAGTGATTAATGTTTCACCAGAGTGGTGGCCTTTGAATTTAGTCATTTAGAGCCTCAGTCTGTCTTTTCAGCTGTCCAGCTGTCCTCACTGAATTCAGTACCCATCCAGTTGGGGGCGGCTTAGCTGGATAGGAGGGGCACATCAGGCAATACTTGAAGTCATAGTTTTTCACTAAAGATTCTTGTACAAAAGCAGGTTGGGATTATCAACTGCTGTCTTTGATCTAGTAGAAAAAAGTACTCTGGGACCCTTATGCTTCCCTTTTGGAAGGACCTCAGAGTCATTGAGTTCTCATCACCAAGTTCTTTTTAACATTTGGCATCCCATTTGGTCGAGGACTTCTGATTTGCTCACTGTTCCTGATTTGCTGATTTTACAAGATTTATAGGATAGTGCCACACACCTACACTCCAGGTTCTCCAGTTTCTAAGCCTCAGAGTGGTCCCCAGGCTGAGGTGTCAGATGCCCCATCCCCAGTCCAGAAGTCTCCTGCTTTCAAGATGGCCTAGTGACTCCGGCGGTCATTTAGCTACTTTGAGCCTCAGCCTCTTGGAAGGAGTGGCTGTGAAGTCCCTCACCTTGTggtagttgtgaggattaactcAGATAATGCCTATGAGTGCTCAATAAGTGTTAGATTCCCAGTTTCCAGTTATTTCCCActgccctctcttccttctaGAATCCTCCACTGTGACATGAGATTCTGAGAATGAGATTTGTCAGAACAGGGCTTCCAGCTGCTGTTGGTAGgatctgaggaacagagaggagcTCTTATGTTGCCACTGAGGGAAGCTGTTTCTAGTATAACAGGATTCTTCGGGGAAGATTTATGGTCCTACCCTTGAAAGACAAAGGGGCTGTTGTGCCATTTGCCACCTCAGGAACCATGAGGAGATACAGTGTGCCCCATTCCTGGCAGATCCTGAAGAAGGAATTGGTGAGGAGTGTCAGGGCCCCTGGGAGGGAAGAGTGGAAGATTGAACTGACAGGtgttttggggaagggagaggcaggtgtAGGAGGGGGCCTTGGGTGAATGTGGCTGCCCTGTACCTTTTGGAGTCACAAAGGAAAGCATTCCAGGTTAGGCTTCAGAAAGACTGAATTCTGACCCCTGCCTTGTAGCCTACTCTGCCCTCGACACTGGGCAGGTCAGAAGCCCCTGAGAACTGTTCTGGACCCACCCTTCACGCTGTTAGGAGATCCAGAGAGAATAAGGCCAGGCCTCAGGGTAGAGTAGTAGTAGGCTAAACttatggactctggagccaggcgTCCTGGGCTCAAATCTCTATCACCTATTAGTCCTGTGACTGATATTAGTATTAGGCAAGTTACATGATTTGCTGTGCCTGTTTTCTCCTCTATGAAGGGTGATAACATCAGTGCCTGCTGCGTTGCTTTattgatgaggattaaatgaatcaatACATAGAAAgggcttagaatagtgcctgacaaTGGCAAAttgtattcagtaaatattaattttattaagaaagcCTTGCCCCACATTTCCTTTGGATCTGTAATTTAAGGATAAATTACAGTTACAGGTGAAGTGCCTCCGcatcccactccctttctcctcaCTGGCAACCACTTTCCTGAGGTTGATGTGTACCCTTCCTATCggtatttaaacattttgttacatacgtatgtatgtacCCATAAGCAACTACAGTGTGCGGCACAATTTAAAGAATGGTGTTATAAATGGCACATCTCATTTCACCTTTTTTCCACCCAAAATCATGTGCGAGCATTGCCCACATTGACACACACTGCTCTAGTGCCGTGTCCGGTCCTGTGACTGTCCTGGATATGTCCTCTACTGGTGGACACTTCAGTGTCTTTAGCTCTTCACTGTTCCAGCATACCCTGGTCATCCCCATGGCTATCtccgtgtgcacgtgtgtgagtTTCTCTGAAGTGTATACATAAAGTGCAAACAATTCCTTGATTGTAAAGTGCACACATCCTCAGCTTTTCAAAatgttgccaaattgctctccaatGTAGTCGTGCCATATTTCTCATTTCCCCACTCTGATAAGTGTAAAATGGTATCTTGGTACTTTCATtacatttccattatttttggTGATGTTCAGaatcttttcattgtttatagGTGGTTTGAGTTTCCTTTTGAATTACCTGCTTatatcctttgttcatttttcttttgggttatttgcatttttcttttaatttgtagaacttttaaaattaaaaaaaatttggatagTAACCCTTTCTGATGGTAATTCTTTATAATTCTGAATAGTAATCCTTTGTGAATTATATGATGGCGAATATATTCTTCTAGTCTGcagtttgtcttttccttctgttgaTGATGTTCTTATTAACAGAAGTTAATAAacaaaagttttcagtttttgcctttttttaattatggaaatttttaaacataaaagttgaaatatatataatgatcACGACCCTTAGATCCAACAATCAACATTTTGCCATATATTAGCTTTATGTATTGGCATGTGTGTGTGGGCACAGATGTGTTTGCTGAaccctttcaaaataaattgtatactttataatacttctttcttaaaaataaggaCATGACCACAATATCACTATAATACTAAGAAAATTAACACTAATTCCCTAATATATAATATCTAGTCatattcagtttccttatttatccCTAAAATGTCTTTTACAGCTTGTTGTTATAAATCAGGAGCCAGTCCAGGTtcatattttgcatttgtttgtaTGTATCTTGAGTATTAATCTAGAACAGCCCCCGCACTTGGTTTTTTCCTCATGAAGTTGACTTTTTGAAGAAACTGGGTTAATTAGTAGATTGTTTCGCATTCTAGATTTGTCTCTTTGATGTTGAACTTGTTTCCCTGCCCTCTGTATTTACTTGGGATGGAGAAACTGATTTGTTCTCAGTTCTAAATTCTCAGGGAAAAGCTAGGATGGCCTGTCTTGGATCAcaaattatattagttttctcTTGGCTGCTATAGCACaatttagtgg contains:
- the SCAND1 gene encoding SCAN domain-containing protein 1, whose amino-acid sequence is MSSARPRLPSFGVAQASPSSGNVFLFTPPSRRRSAAPTAAGQSVTSRAGDMEATDPGLVATGSLAPPSGEEERAGPNSGPERDSAGFSSTPEAPLPAPETSSPNAAVPEANPTPPAAASAALELPLVPAPLGSAPLAEAAPRSPPGPGSSRPGPETFRQRFRQFRYQDAAGPREAFRQLRELSRQWLRPDIRTKEQIVEMLVQEQLLAILPEAARARRLRRRTDVRITG